A genomic segment from Syngnathus scovelli strain Florida chromosome 3, RoL_Ssco_1.2, whole genome shotgun sequence encodes:
- the tmem167a gene encoding protein kish-A: MSAIFNFQSLLTVILLLICTCAYVRAMAPSLLDKNKTGLLGIFWKCARIGERKSPWVACCCLIMAFSILFLQ, from the exons ATG TCAGCCATTTTCAACTTCCAGTCACTGCTCACGGTGATTCTTCTCCTGATATGTACGTGTGCCTACGTCAGAGCGATGGCTCCCAGCCTGCTGGACAAGAATAAAACCGG GCTTCTGGGGATCTTCTGGAAATGTGCGAGAATAG GTGAACGGAAGAGTCCTTGGGTGGCCTGCTGCTGTCTCATCATGGCATTTAGTATACTATTCCTACAGTAG